From the genome of Triticum aestivum cultivar Chinese Spring chromosome 3B, IWGSC CS RefSeq v2.1, whole genome shotgun sequence, one region includes:
- the LOC123067759 gene encoding uncharacterized protein At4g15970-like yields the protein MGSVKEGSLKKLCSHHVVPFLVGGILPMVLLFVLASDRVGEQLSSISGNWLGNRNSGTPGAAPTPLEHAISRWRGIGAPAHLLDHLLVVALDPAGFRRCVAVHPHCYLLEVTAVNLTSAARFVSKQYLELVWTKLELQQRVLELGYNLLFTDTDMLVLRNPFRRIPVYADMSVSSDDYSAARAHPLDNPLNTGLYYVKATSRGVRMLEHWRAARARFPGAHDQSVFHNIKRELVQKLGVAIEPLDTVYFGGFCEYHDDLARACTMHADCCVGVDNKVHDLRDIAADWRRYRGMAPVERKKAAGNMTWTVPARCRRSVNWSKPVHP from the exons ATGGGGTCGGTGAAGGAGGGGAGCTTGAAGAAGTTGTGCAGCCACCACGTGGTGCCGTTCCTCGTCGGGGGAATTCTGCCCATGGTCCTCCTCTTCGTCTTGGCCTCTGACCGTGTGGGCGAGCAGCTGTCCAGCATCTCTGGCAACTGGCTGGGGAACAGGAACAGTGGAACTCCCGGGGCGGCGCCTACACCGCTGGAACATGCG ATCTCGCGCTG GCGCGGTATAGGAGCTCCCGCGCACCTCCTTGACCACCTCCTGGTCGTCGCCCTCGACCCCGCCGGCTTCCGCCGCTGCGTCGCCGTGCACCCGCACTGCTACCTCCTCGAGGTGACCGCCGTGAACCTCACCTCCGCCGCCCGGTTCGTGTCCAAGCAGTACCTCGAGCTCGTCTGGACCAAGCTCGAGCTCCAGCAGCGCGTCCTGGAGCTCGGCTACAACTTGCTCTTCACC GACACCGACATGCTCGTGCTCCGGAACCCGTTCCGGCGGATCCCGGTGTACGCGGACATGAGCGTGTCCTCGGACGACTACTCGGCGGCGCGGGCGCACCCGCTGGACAACCCGCTCAACACGGGGCTCTACTACGTGAAGGCGACGAGCCGGGGCGTGCGCATGCTCGAGCACtggcgggcggcgcgggcgaggtTCCCCGGCGCGCACGACCAGTCGGTGTTCCACAACATCAAGCGCGAGCTCGTCCAAAAGCTGGGGGTCGCCATCGAGCCCCTCGACACGGTCTACTTTGGCGGGTTCTGCGAGTACCACGACGACCTCGCCCGCGCCTGCACCATGCACGCCGACTGCTGCGTCGGCGTGGACAACAAGGTGCACGACCTCCGGGACATCGCCGCCGACTGGAGGAGGTACAGGGGCATGGCGCCGGTGGAGAGGAAGAAGGCGGCCGGGAATATGACATGGACGGTGCCCGCGCGGTGCCGGAGGTCCGTGAACTGGAGTAAGCCCGTGCACCCC